One region of Oryza glaberrima chromosome 7, OglaRS2, whole genome shotgun sequence genomic DNA includes:
- the LOC127778246 gene encoding uncharacterized protein LOC127778246, translating to MTARSLLAGRMVAAARRAFRSRPLHTITTTTTTDAATAIATKEQHKVVSRLDVMEDISFPYMTREMAAVLRRSRVAAVEHNNFNIRQLANPYHGPADGDILYDRAWINNLALLFTLSTLFGAFSTLAKLKQTPTVDQCVQTQTS from the exons ATGACGGCGCGATCGTTGTTGGCCGGtaggatggtggcggcggctcgccgcgcCTTCCGCAGCAGGCCCCTCCACACAatcacaaccaccaccaccaccgacgccgccacTGCCATCGCCACCAAGGAACAGCACAAG GTGGTCAGTCGTCTTGATGTGATGGAGGATATAAGCTTTCCCTACATGACACGCGAGATGGCCGCCGTACTGCGGCGGAGCCGTGTTGCGGCTGTCGAACACAACAATTTTAACATCAGGCAGCTTGCTAATCCTTACCATGG GCCGGCTGATGGAGATATCCTGTATGACAGGGCATGGATTAACAATCTTGCTCTGCTTTTTACTCTCTCCACGTTATTTGGGGCGTTTAGTACTCTAGCCAAGCTAAAGCAGACACCGACAGTGGACCAATGTGTCCAGACCCAAACTAGTTAA
- the LOC127779227 gene encoding uncharacterized protein LOC127779227: protein MTLCLEKPGSIEAEERAGGFEGLTACQHPRSRKKQLICRIEGRYALDNACRKTNNFWSILARRYSNGKGKNTDSKGETQKLLTDLREISKYPRIPLSDKPMSNLEKRIFARAMQTWAEHMITLSEGNVEMLTKLTKSMSTIIKSLEKPKGIAGVLDNIGYRLPEDKKGKFTMLVIILIPTVGYFFLRLVAAYEKVFGKIDVLERVRGSQSQGRAPQQGKRE from the exons ATGACGTTATGCT TGGAAAAACCTGGTTCCATTGAAGCTGAGGAGAGAGCTGGAGGCTTTGAGGGTCTCACTGCATGCCAGCATCCAAGAAGTAGGAAGAAGCAGCTGATCTGCCGGATAGAGGGCA GATATGCGCTGGATAATGCTTGCAGGAAAACCAACAATTTTTGGTCTATTCTTGCTCGCCGTTATTCAAATGGCAAGGGCAAAAACACTGATTCCAAAG GGGAAACCCAGAAGCTCCTAACCGATCTGCGGGAAATCTCAAAATATCCGAGGATCCCGTTGTCAGACAAG CCGATGTCAAACTTGGAAAAGCGCATTTTTGCTAGAGCCATGCAGACCTG GGCTGAGCACATGATTACTTTGAGCGAGGGCAATGTGGAAATGTTAACCAAGCTTACCAAGTCTATGAGCACAATAATTAAAAG CCTTGAGAAACCCAAGGGCATAGCTGGCGTGTTGGACAACATCGGCTACCGCCTTCCTGAGGACAAGAAGGGGAAGTTCACCATGCTCGTTATCATTCTGATACCCACAGTTGGATACTTCTTTCTTCGGCTTGTGGCTGCGTATGAGAAAGTGTTCGGTAAGATTGATGTCCTAGAGCGAGTGAGAGGTTCGCAGTCACAGGGAAGGGCTCCTCAGCAGGGCAAAAGAGAGTGA
- the LOC127778413 gene encoding uncharacterized protein LOC127778413 — protein MSPPLLLRRALQRLLPHRTRSFCSSRLSSSSSSPGEVKSIRRFDEFEAMAQREIVEDVEKVRKLKSEDRNYLNRLLTSWGVPNGEFRDKLMWGGNVAAIFIASSAVGTLSAKIDGSA, from the exons ATGTCGCCGCCTTTGTTGCTCCGCCGCGCCCTGCAGAGGCTTCTCCCCCACCGCACCCGCTCTTTCTGCAGCAGCAGATTatcctcctcatcttcctccccGGGAGAG GTCAAAAGTATCAGGCGATTTGATGAATTTGAGGCGATGGCACAAAGGGAGATTGTTGAAGATGTGGAGAAAGTGAGGAAACTGAAGAGCGAAGATAGAAATTATCTCAACAG GCTGTTAACTTCTTGGGGGGTGCCCAATGGGGAGTTTCGAGATAAGCTAATGTGGGGCGGTAATGTTGCAGCGATATTTATTGCGTCCAGTGCAGTTGGGACTTTGAGTGCGAAAATAGATGGGAGTGCGTAA